The Aureispira anguillae genome contains a region encoding:
- a CDS encoding NAD(P)/FAD-dependent oxidoreductase, with the protein MKKTDIIIIGAGPTGLFTVFEAGLLRLKCHLVDSLPQVGGQCSEIYPKKPIYDIPGFPSILAGDLIDNLMQQIAPFKPEFTLGERAEEIERLEDGSFKLTTSHGTEINAPVIAIAGGLGCFEPRKPPIDNIAKYENNGVEYIIKDPAFYANKRVWVAGGGDSALDWSIHLADIAQEVTLIHRRNKFRAAPDSVSKAYELAEAGKINIITDAQVVGLNGIQALEEVVIQPKAKATYTQQLDHFIPLFGLSPKLGPIADWKLNISKNAIEVNTLDYSTNIPGIYAIGDINTYEGKLKLILCGFHEATLMVQSAFKIIHPEKKITLKYTTVNGIEGF; encoded by the coding sequence ATGAAAAAGACAGATATTATCATTATTGGAGCGGGACCTACTGGTTTATTTACTGTTTTTGAAGCAGGTTTATTACGCTTGAAGTGTCATTTGGTAGATTCCTTGCCTCAGGTAGGAGGGCAGTGTTCGGAAATTTATCCTAAAAAACCAATTTATGATATTCCTGGTTTTCCTTCTATCTTGGCGGGAGATTTGATTGACAACTTGATGCAACAAATTGCTCCTTTTAAGCCTGAATTTACCTTGGGAGAGCGTGCAGAAGAAATCGAGCGTTTGGAGGATGGCAGTTTTAAATTGACCACAAGTCATGGAACAGAAATTAATGCACCTGTTATTGCAATTGCGGGAGGCTTAGGCTGTTTTGAGCCTCGTAAACCTCCTATTGATAATATTGCAAAGTATGAAAATAATGGCGTTGAGTACATCATCAAAGATCCTGCTTTTTATGCCAATAAGCGAGTTTGGGTAGCAGGAGGGGGAGATTCTGCCTTGGATTGGAGCATTCATTTGGCAGATATAGCTCAAGAAGTTACATTGATTCATAGACGCAATAAATTTAGAGCTGCGCCAGATTCTGTTTCAAAGGCTTATGAATTGGCGGAAGCAGGAAAAATTAATATTATAACAGATGCGCAGGTGGTTGGTCTAAATGGAATTCAAGCATTGGAAGAAGTGGTCATTCAACCCAAAGCCAAAGCAACCTACACGCAACAATTAGATCATTTTATTCCTCTTTTTGGTTTGTCTCCCAAATTGGGACCTATTGCCGATTGGAAACTCAATATTTCTAAAAATGCCATTGAGGTCAATACCTTAGATTATAGCACCAACATACCTGGTATTTATGCTATTGGAGATATTAATACCTACGAAGGGAAATTGAAACTCATATTGTGCGGTTTTCACGAAGCTACTTTGATGGTACAATCTGCGTTTAAAATAATTCATCCTGAAAAAAAGATAACGCTTAAATATACCACGGTTAATGGTATAGAAGGGTTCTGA
- a CDS encoding phosphoadenylyl-sulfate reductase, producing the protein MQLKLDSKISSEQLQALNNRFKLLEPIERLELLYSYFKLEDVLLTSSFGTKSALLLYWMSNIKAKQPIHFLDTGYHFEETLTYKEKLTAAFNLKVVNIYPKEALHQQSLTAEMWKTNASKCCRINKVAPLEEVKLNYEVWISGLMAYQTPYRRNLDIFEQKDNILKFYPLIDLTEADFNHYYQQADLPAHPLEALGYDSIGCLHCTKRGQGRNGRWTGSLKTECGLHF; encoded by the coding sequence ATGCAGCTAAAACTAGACAGCAAGATTAGTTCAGAGCAGTTACAGGCACTGAACAATCGATTCAAATTATTAGAACCTATCGAACGCTTAGAATTGCTGTATTCTTATTTTAAACTAGAGGATGTTTTATTGACTTCCTCCTTTGGGACAAAATCAGCTTTATTGCTTTATTGGATGAGTAATATAAAAGCCAAACAACCGATTCATTTTTTGGACACGGGTTATCATTTCGAAGAAACGTTGACTTATAAAGAAAAGTTAACCGCTGCTTTTAACCTAAAGGTTGTTAATATCTATCCCAAAGAAGCATTACATCAGCAGAGCCTTACAGCAGAAATGTGGAAAACCAATGCTAGTAAATGTTGTCGTATTAATAAGGTTGCGCCATTGGAAGAGGTAAAGTTGAATTATGAAGTTTGGATTTCTGGCTTGATGGCTTATCAAACACCTTATCGAAGAAACTTAGACATCTTTGAGCAAAAGGATAACATTCTAAAATTTTATCCACTAATAGATCTTACGGAAGCAGATTTTAACCACTATTATCAACAAGCAGATTTACCAGCTCACCCTTTGGAAGCATTGGGGTATGACTCTATTGGTTGCTTGCATTGTACGAAGAGGGGGCAAGGGCGAAATGGTCGCTGGACAGGGAGCTTAAAAACAGAGTGTGGCTTACATTTTTAA
- a CDS encoding DUF2061 domain-containing protein, with translation MIKEQKRRTVTKAVSYRAGATIATFSIALIFTGNLELATTIGLTDTVVKFMLFYVNERIWIKINWGYSFSMPKGNDVVQKNQKYAAKTRQQD, from the coding sequence ATGATAAAAGAACAAAAACGACGAACGGTTACCAAGGCAGTTAGCTATAGGGCTGGGGCAACAATAGCAACGTTTTCTATTGCCTTGATTTTTACGGGTAATCTTGAATTGGCAACAACAATAGGGCTAACGGATACAGTGGTAAAATTTATGTTGTTTTATGTCAACGAGCGAATTTGGATTAAAATCAATTGGGGCTACTCTTTTTCTATGCCTAAGGGTAATGATGTGGTGCAAAAAAATCAAAAATATGCAGCTAAAACTAGACAGCAAGATTAG
- a CDS encoding precorrin-2 dehydrogenase/sirohydrochlorin ferrochelatase family protein — protein MNELYPVFLKVNQLPILIVGGGHVGYEKLSLLIKNSPQARVILVAKEISPKIRSLLFGRRHQVTLIERSFQLYDLEKKSFVIAATNNNSLNKYIWGEAKTRGIVVNVADTPMLCDFYLGSIVSKGDLKIAISTNGKSPTFAKRLRQLLEHILPDEIEDLLDNMYDFRQTLGVDFQRKVKILNALTESLLEKSA, from the coding sequence ATGAATGAATTATATCCTGTTTTCCTAAAGGTCAATCAATTGCCGATACTCATAGTCGGAGGAGGTCATGTTGGTTATGAAAAATTGAGTCTTTTGATCAAAAATAGCCCACAAGCAAGGGTCATTTTGGTGGCTAAAGAAATTTCGCCAAAAATTCGATCGCTACTTTTTGGCCGCAGACATCAAGTAACCCTAATTGAACGCTCTTTTCAATTGTATGACTTAGAAAAAAAGAGTTTTGTTATTGCTGCAACGAATAATAATTCCTTGAACAAATACATTTGGGGAGAAGCCAAAACAAGGGGGATTGTGGTAAATGTGGCAGATACCCCAATGTTATGCGATTTTTACTTGGGTTCTATTGTGAGCAAAGGCGATTTAAAAATTGCGATTTCTACCAATGGCAAATCTCCAACTTTTGCCAAACGTTTGCGCCAATTATTAGAGCATATTCTACCCGATGAAATAGAAGATTTATTGGACAATATGTATGATTTTAGACAAACGTTGGGGGTTGATTTTCAGCGAAAAGTCAAAATTCTAAATGCGTTGACAGAAAGTTTATTAGAAAAGTCAGCTTAG
- the cobA gene encoding uroporphyrinogen-III C-methyltransferase, translated as MKRIKNQPKITLIGAGPGSADLITVRGLRALRTADVVLYDALANAELLNNVPKNALKIDVGKRANKHRFTQSEINLMAVGYAFSHGHVVRLKGGDPFIFGRGQEELQYAEAFNIETVVVPGVSSSTALAALQQVPLTHREYSQSFWVLTGTTKYGELPSDFSLAAQSNSTLVVLMGLKKLAEITSLLRKHRKHDTPVMVIQNGSLANEKVAIGTIKNIAKSVHEKNIQTPAIIVIGEVVGLHPTLARDYAIATALKN; from the coding sequence ATGAAGAGAATTAAAAACCAACCTAAAATAACCCTGATTGGCGCAGGTCCAGGAAGTGCCGATTTGATTACGGTAAGAGGTTTAAGAGCCTTACGAACGGCTGATGTGGTACTTTATGATGCTTTGGCAAACGCAGAATTGTTAAATAATGTCCCTAAGAATGCGCTAAAAATTGATGTGGGAAAACGAGCCAATAAACATCGATTTACCCAATCTGAAATTAATTTGATGGCCGTTGGTTATGCTTTTTCGCATGGTCATGTTGTGCGTCTAAAAGGAGGCGACCCTTTTATTTTTGGACGAGGACAAGAGGAATTGCAGTATGCAGAAGCATTTAATATCGAAACGGTTGTTGTACCTGGTGTATCAAGTAGTACAGCCTTGGCGGCTTTACAACAGGTTCCTTTAACTCATAGAGAGTATAGCCAAAGCTTTTGGGTTTTGACAGGGACAACTAAATATGGGGAATTGCCCAGCGATTTTTCTTTGGCGGCTCAATCCAATTCAACCTTGGTCGTGTTGATGGGGCTAAAAAAATTAGCAGAAATAACAAGTTTGTTGCGAAAACATAGAAAGCACGATACGCCTGTTATGGTGATTCAAAACGGCTCTTTGGCAAATGAAAAAGTTGCGATAGGAACAATCAAAAATATAGCAAAAAGCGTCCATGAAAAAAACATCCAAACGCCTGCAATTATTGTAATCGGAGAGGTCGTAGGGCTGCACCCTACCTTGGCAAGAGATTATGCGATTGCCACAGCACTTAAAAACTAA
- a CDS encoding nitrite/sulfite reductase, with the protein MATKLNLENIQSVDKQDIIELDRKITDVRLGRIDEERFKHYRLTRGVYGQRQVGVQMFRTKIPFGRLTTEQLEALAQASIQYSTGNLHLTTRQNIQLHYVKLGDSPHLWADLSRAGVTAMGACGNTVRNITASAKAGIHPEELFDVSPYVQAMFEYFLRNPICQEMGRKIKIAFSATDEDSAFAYFHDFGFIPRLKEGKRGFKVLLGGGLGAQAMVAPTVYEFLEEERIIPFVEAAIRVFDRYGEREKRMKARMKFLLKKWGVAHFLSLVEKEYPSLEQLTVHIDTTGNWQPTPPASDLDHKEPTIANVTSYKLWQLTNTFEQKQAGYYAVLLKIRLGDISASSALKLAAIIRQYAANELRLTVNQGILIKYVPKASLAALYNALDELGLADAGFGAIVDITACPGTDTCNLGVSNSTALAKQLENVLLENYAHLIGEKAIQIKISGCMNACGQHMAANIGFHGSSIKVGKEVLPAMQVVLGGGVDEKGNGFIAEKIIKLPSKRIPTALVWLLDDYEEKELGGEYFNDYVKRQGKRYFYNLLKALAIKDNLHPSDFWDWGQEKPYQKEIGVGECAGVAFDMVATIINDAKEKIQLSNQALKENLWGDSIYLSYGAFVIAAKAVLLGVDIKCNTQIGIINDFDKELIETGKFDLDGNFAELVLQINKNTPEEVFAVTYWQQAAAFLEQVIEYRRKELDGSKRVLSEHYKA; encoded by the coding sequence ATGGCAACAAAATTAAATTTAGAAAATATACAATCGGTAGACAAGCAGGATATTATTGAGCTTGATCGTAAAATTACAGACGTGCGACTCGGACGAATAGATGAAGAACGGTTTAAACATTATCGACTAACAAGAGGAGTCTATGGGCAACGTCAGGTAGGGGTACAAATGTTTAGAACTAAAATCCCTTTTGGACGCTTAACAACAGAACAACTAGAAGCCTTGGCGCAAGCTTCTATCCAATACAGTACTGGAAATTTGCATCTAACTACCCGTCAAAATATCCAATTACACTATGTCAAATTAGGCGATTCACCCCATTTGTGGGCAGATTTGTCTAGAGCTGGGGTTACTGCCATGGGGGCTTGTGGAAACACGGTACGTAATATTACAGCATCCGCCAAAGCAGGAATTCATCCAGAGGAGCTATTTGATGTATCTCCCTATGTACAAGCAATGTTTGAGTACTTCCTAAGAAATCCTATTTGCCAAGAAATGGGACGTAAAATTAAAATTGCTTTTTCGGCGACAGACGAAGATTCTGCTTTTGCTTATTTCCACGACTTTGGATTTATACCCAGATTGAAAGAAGGAAAGCGTGGCTTCAAGGTCTTATTGGGTGGTGGATTGGGGGCACAGGCAATGGTAGCTCCAACGGTGTATGAGTTTTTAGAAGAAGAACGTATTATCCCATTTGTAGAAGCTGCTATTCGTGTCTTTGATCGTTATGGAGAGCGAGAGAAAAGGATGAAGGCTCGCATGAAGTTTTTATTAAAAAAGTGGGGCGTTGCTCATTTTTTATCCTTAGTAGAAAAGGAATATCCTTCCTTAGAGCAGCTAACGGTACATATTGACACAACGGGGAATTGGCAACCTACGCCTCCTGCTTCTGATCTTGACCATAAAGAACCAACAATTGCTAATGTTACCAGCTATAAATTATGGCAATTGACCAATACTTTCGAACAAAAACAAGCAGGATATTATGCCGTTTTGCTCAAAATTAGGTTGGGGGATATTAGCGCTTCTTCGGCACTAAAATTAGCAGCTATTATTCGACAATATGCTGCCAATGAATTACGCTTGACCGTCAATCAGGGGATTTTGATAAAATACGTTCCTAAGGCTTCTTTAGCTGCTTTGTATAATGCTTTAGATGAATTGGGATTGGCTGATGCAGGCTTTGGGGCTATTGTTGATATTACGGCTTGTCCTGGAACAGATACTTGTAATCTTGGAGTGAGCAATAGTACTGCTTTGGCCAAGCAATTGGAAAATGTGTTGCTAGAAAATTATGCGCATCTGATTGGTGAAAAGGCAATCCAAATAAAGATTAGTGGTTGTATGAATGCTTGTGGGCAACACATGGCTGCGAATATTGGATTTCATGGAAGTTCCATCAAAGTTGGCAAAGAAGTACTGCCTGCAATGCAGGTGGTGTTGGGAGGAGGAGTAGACGAAAAAGGTAATGGATTTATTGCTGAAAAAATTATCAAACTACCCTCTAAACGAATCCCTACTGCTTTGGTTTGGCTGCTGGATGATTATGAAGAAAAGGAGTTAGGAGGAGAGTATTTTAATGATTATGTAAAACGACAAGGAAAACGATATTTCTACAACTTATTAAAAGCATTGGCGATTAAAGACAATTTACATCCAAGTGATTTTTGGGATTGGGGACAAGAAAAACCCTACCAAAAAGAAATTGGAGTAGGAGAGTGTGCAGGGGTGGCTTTTGATATGGTTGCTACGATTATTAATGATGCCAAAGAAAAAATTCAATTGAGCAATCAAGCATTAAAAGAAAACTTATGGGGAGATAGCATCTACCTCAGTTATGGAGCCTTTGTAATTGCTGCCAAAGCAGTATTGCTAGGGGTAGATATAAAGTGTAATACACAAATTGGAATTATCAATGATTTTGATAAGGAATTGATCGAAACGGGAAAGTTTGACTTGGATGGAAATTTTGCAGAGCTGGTATTACAAATCAATAAAAATACACCAGAGGAGGTATTTGCTGTGACTTATTGGCAGCAAGCAGCCGCATTTTTAGAGCAGGTAATTGAATATCGACGCAAGGAATTGGATGGAAGTAAACGGGTTTTATCAGAGCATTACAAAGCTTAA